One segment of Rosa chinensis cultivar Old Blush chromosome 6, RchiOBHm-V2, whole genome shotgun sequence DNA contains the following:
- the LOC112171607 gene encoding protein LIFEGUARD 2 → MKTRLSQNNDLEAGATPLLYPSMTGRPEFQWAFIRKVYAILTFQILLTIPIVATVYFNPAIAVFLIETWLGWFLKQTIIITSLAVLVAMVFCSKHHQLNYVLLGAFTICEALMVGVSCAFTSGTVGLEAVILTAVIFLSLTLYTFCAARRGHDFNFLGPFLFASLLALLVFGVIQIFLPLGKTSHMIYGIVGILIFCGYIVHDTDELIKHYEYDEYILAAIDLYLDLLNLFLRFLELMKDAESSDDA, encoded by the exons ATGAAGACACGGTTGAGCCAGAATAATGACTTGGAAGCCGGAGCGACCCCTTTACTCTACCCTTCGATGACGGGGAGGCCggagttccaatgggccttcaTCCGCAAAGTCTATGCCATCCTCACCTTTCAGATACTCCTCACCATCCCCATCGTCGCCACCGTCTACTTTAATCCTGCAATCGCCGTATTCCTTATCGAAACTTGGCTCGGATGGTTTCTGAAACAAACGATCATCATCACCTCCCTTGCTG TGCTCGTCGCCATGGTGTTTTGTAGCAAACATCACCAGCTAAATTACGTGCTCCTTGGGGCTTTCACTATATGTGAGGCCCTCATGGTCGGAGTAAGTTGTGCATTTACCAGCGGtac TGTG GGTTTGGAGGCTGTGATTCTAACTGCTGTGATTTTTCTAAGTCTGACCTTGTACACCTTTTGCGCCGCAAGGAGAGGCCATGACTTCAACTTCTTGGGTCCTTTCTTGTTTGCATCCCTGCTGGCTCTGCTTGTCTTTGGAGTGATACAG ATTTTCCTCCCTCTTGGTAAGACTAGTCATATGATATACGGGATTGTGGGAATACTCATATTCTGTGGCTATATTGTCCATGACACAGATGAATTGATCAAGCACTACGAGTACGATGAGTACATTTTGGCGGCCATCGACTTGTATTTGGACCTCCTCAACTTGTTTCTCAGGTTTCTCGAGTTGATGAAAGATGCTGAGAGCTCAGACGATGCTTAA